The following proteins come from a genomic window of Lolium rigidum isolate FL_2022 chromosome 5, APGP_CSIRO_Lrig_0.1, whole genome shotgun sequence:
- the LOC124653134 gene encoding F-box protein At3g07870-like isoform X6, protein MVSEENQPKKQRNEECFINCLPGDLIEQIFLRLPVSTLLRCIDVCKQWHKIIRDPQFVASHLQHAPHCVLVFFPQESVSGEPYPADAIVIDGAWSHSKYAVPVIGPDDFLCGSCNGLLCLYTKTSTIKIANLATGEHLHLEKPVKSSRGDHFLFYSFGCHPSTKEYKIIHFLADHVEGRYRPHDDNKFSVIQVYTLGDEKWRDIRTPEALSLNCVKNSGAINVDGIMYWLTEDMVASWQHAVMTFDLNEESFARIELPAVAPEDCASGGPRRYWIREIDGKISIATAQTYPSQPRRLVGDLQIWTLDNKAEQRWSQKYNIQYPPDYIPGPNLGHGDKIILPSFGCSLYSYELLGENFRTKLGKMAKLLDFSPHKPGNMKSYIFVKSLVRLDVYKNAGIVRRPKQRQGWELKKWETWEQELSKNEKSWSVVHKGEHDGNASARRNSIAINGLLPHIVDDEVRKEIGIKINQIFPNFPDQKAK, encoded by the exons ATGGTTTCTGAGGAAAACCAACCAAAGAAACAAAGAAATGAGGAATGCTTTATAAACTGTCTCCCAGGGGACCTAATTGAGCAGATATTCTTGAGGCTTCCTGTGAGCACTTTGCTGAGGTGCATTGATGTCTGTAAGCAGTGGCACAAAATCATCCGAGATCCCCAGTTCGTCGCCTCTCACCTCCAGCATGCGCCCCATTGTGTGTTAGTATTCTTTCCGCAAGAGTCGGTTTCAGGAGAGCCCTACCCCGCTGATGCTATCGTGATTGATGGAGCCTGGTCACACTCCAAATATGCAGTGCCAGTGATTGGCCCTGATGATTTCCTTTGTGGTTCATGCAATGGTCTTCTTTGTTTATACACAAAGACATCGACGATCAAGATAGCTAACCTTGCAACCGGTGAACACCTGCATCTTGAGAAACCTGTAAAGAGTTCGAGGGGTGATCACTTCTTGTTCTATAGCTTTGGATGTCACCCATCGACAAAAGAATACAAGATTATACACTTCCTTGCTGATCATGTCGAGGGTCGCTATCGCCCCCATGATGACAACAAATTCAGCGTCATTCAAGTTTACACGCTTGGTGATGAGAAATGGAGAGATATCAGAACCCCAGAAGCCCTAAGCTTGAACTGTGTGAAGAACTCTGGTGCAATCAATGTTGATGGAATAATGTATTGGCTAACTGAAGACATGGTAGCTAGCTGGCAGCATGCAGTTATGACCTTTGATCTCAATGAAGAAAGTTTTGCACGGATAGAACTGCCAGCAGTTGCACCTGAAGATTGTGCAAGTGGGGGTCCTCGTCGGTATTGGATCAGAGAAATAGATGGGAAGATAAGCATAGCAACTGCTCAAACTTATCCTTCTCAGCCCAGAAGGCTTGTTGGTGACCTGCAGATCTGGACACTTGACAATAAGGCGGAGCAAAGGTGGAGCCAGAAGTACAATATTCAGTACCCACCAGATTACATTCCTGGTCCAAATTTGGGTCATGGGGATAAGATCATATTGCCTAGTTTTGGCTGTAGCCTATATTCCTACGAGTTGCTTGGGGAGAACTTCCGTACTAAATTGGGCAAGATGGCAAAGCTGTTAGATTTCAGCCCCCACAAGCCTGGCAACATGAAATCCTACATCTTTGTGAAGTCACTCGTACGTTTAGATGTGTACAAGAATGCAGGCATTGTGCGTAGGCCAAAACAGCGGCAAGGCTGGGAATTGAAGAAGTGGGAGACATGGGAGCAGGAGCTCTCTAAGAATGAAAAATCGTGGAGCGTCGTTCATAAGGGTGAGCATGATGGAAAT GCATCTGCACGACGGAATAGCATAGCAATCAATGGTCTACTGCCGCATATAGTGGATGATGAGGTTCGGAAGGAAATTGGCATCAAAATCAATCAAATATTTCCGAACTTTCCAGATCAG AAGGCAAAATGA
- the LOC124653134 gene encoding F-box protein At3g07870-like isoform X1 — protein sequence MVSEENQPKKQRNEECFINCLPGDLIEQIFLRLPVSTLLRCIDVCKQWHKIIRDPQFVASHLQHAPHCVLVFFPQESVSGEPYPADAIVIDGAWSHSKYAVPVIGPDDFLCGSCNGLLCLYTKTSTIKIANLATGEHLHLEKPVKSSRGDHFLFYSFGCHPSTKEYKIIHFLADHVEGRYRPHDDNKFSVIQVYTLGDEKWRDIRTPEALSLNCVKNSGAINVDGIMYWLTEDMVASWQHAVMTFDLNEESFARIELPAVAPEDCASGGPRRYWIREIDGKISIATAQTYPSQPRRLVGDLQIWTLDNKAEQRWSQKYNIQYPPDYIPGPNLGHGDKIILPSFGCSLYSYELLGENFRTKLGKMAKLLDFSPHKPGNMKSYIFVKSLVRLDVYKNAGIVRRPKQRQGWELKKWETWEQELSKNEKSWSVVHKGEHDGNASARRNSIAINGLLPHIVDDEVRKEIGIKINQIFPNFPDQQPRSLRRLNCVAQRQDMENLLARMKNWNSITKATRQVMDTIISMMRSALEDQQVGASSSNAGISQNHGEGDDTKT from the exons ATGGTTTCTGAGGAAAACCAACCAAAGAAACAAAGAAATGAGGAATGCTTTATAAACTGTCTCCCAGGGGACCTAATTGAGCAGATATTCTTGAGGCTTCCTGTGAGCACTTTGCTGAGGTGCATTGATGTCTGTAAGCAGTGGCACAAAATCATCCGAGATCCCCAGTTCGTCGCCTCTCACCTCCAGCATGCGCCCCATTGTGTGTTAGTATTCTTTCCGCAAGAGTCGGTTTCAGGAGAGCCCTACCCCGCTGATGCTATCGTGATTGATGGAGCCTGGTCACACTCCAAATATGCAGTGCCAGTGATTGGCCCTGATGATTTCCTTTGTGGTTCATGCAATGGTCTTCTTTGTTTATACACAAAGACATCGACGATCAAGATAGCTAACCTTGCAACCGGTGAACACCTGCATCTTGAGAAACCTGTAAAGAGTTCGAGGGGTGATCACTTCTTGTTCTATAGCTTTGGATGTCACCCATCGACAAAAGAATACAAGATTATACACTTCCTTGCTGATCATGTCGAGGGTCGCTATCGCCCCCATGATGACAACAAATTCAGCGTCATTCAAGTTTACACGCTTGGTGATGAGAAATGGAGAGATATCAGAACCCCAGAAGCCCTAAGCTTGAACTGTGTGAAGAACTCTGGTGCAATCAATGTTGATGGAATAATGTATTGGCTAACTGAAGACATGGTAGCTAGCTGGCAGCATGCAGTTATGACCTTTGATCTCAATGAAGAAAGTTTTGCACGGATAGAACTGCCAGCAGTTGCACCTGAAGATTGTGCAAGTGGGGGTCCTCGTCGGTATTGGATCAGAGAAATAGATGGGAAGATAAGCATAGCAACTGCTCAAACTTATCCTTCTCAGCCCAGAAGGCTTGTTGGTGACCTGCAGATCTGGACACTTGACAATAAGGCGGAGCAAAGGTGGAGCCAGAAGTACAATATTCAGTACCCACCAGATTACATTCCTGGTCCAAATTTGGGTCATGGGGATAAGATCATATTGCCTAGTTTTGGCTGTAGCCTATATTCCTACGAGTTGCTTGGGGAGAACTTCCGTACTAAATTGGGCAAGATGGCAAAGCTGTTAGATTTCAGCCCCCACAAGCCTGGCAACATGAAATCCTACATCTTTGTGAAGTCACTCGTACGTTTAGATGTGTACAAGAATGCAGGCATTGTGCGTAGGCCAAAACAGCGGCAAGGCTGGGAATTGAAGAAGTGGGAGACATGGGAGCAGGAGCTCTCTAAGAATGAAAAATCGTGGAGCGTCGTTCATAAGGGTGAGCATGATGGAAAT GCATCTGCACGACGGAATAGCATAGCAATCAATGGTCTACTGCCGCATATAGTGGATGATGAGGTTCGGAAGGAAATTGGCATCAAAATCAATCAAATATTTCCGAACTTTCCAGATCAG CAGCCAAGGTCCCTTCGGCGGCTTAATTGTGTGGCACAGAGGCAGGATATGGAAAATTTACTTGCTCGCATGAAGAATTGGAATAGTATTACTAAG GCTACGAGGCAGGTTATGGATACAATCATTAGTATGATGCGCAGTGCTCTTGAAGATCAG CAGGTTGGTGCTTCAAGTTCAAATGCCGGCATTTCACAGAATCATGGCGAGGGTGATGATACGAAGACTTGA
- the LOC124653134 gene encoding F-box protein At3g07870-like isoform X5: MVSEENQPKKQRNEECFINCLPGDLIEQIFLRLPVSTLLRCIDVCKQWHKIIRDPQFVASHLQHAPHCVLVFFPQESVSGEPYPADAIVIDGAWSHSKYAVPVIGPDDFLCGSCNGLLCLYTKTSTIKIANLATGEHLHLEKPVKSSRGDHFLFYSFGCHPSTKEYKIIHFLADHVEGRYRPHDDNKFSVIQVYTLGDEKWRDIRTPEALSLNCVKNSGAINVDGIMYWLTEDMVASWQHAVMTFDLNEESFARIELPAVAPEDCASGGPRRYWIREIDGKISIATAQTYPSQPRRLVGDLQIWTLDNKAEQRWSQKYNIQYPPDYIPGPNLGHGDKIILPSFGCSLYSYELLGENFRTKLGKMAKLLDFSPHKPGNMKSYIFVKSLVRLDVYKNAGIVRRPKQRQGWELKKWETWEQELSKNEKSWSVVHKGEHDGNASARRNSIAINGLLPHIVDDEVRKEIGIKINQIFPNFPDQQPRSLRRLNCVAQRQDMENLLARMKNWNSITKVMDTIISMMRSALEDQVGASSSNAGISQNHGEGDDTKT, translated from the exons ATGGTTTCTGAGGAAAACCAACCAAAGAAACAAAGAAATGAGGAATGCTTTATAAACTGTCTCCCAGGGGACCTAATTGAGCAGATATTCTTGAGGCTTCCTGTGAGCACTTTGCTGAGGTGCATTGATGTCTGTAAGCAGTGGCACAAAATCATCCGAGATCCCCAGTTCGTCGCCTCTCACCTCCAGCATGCGCCCCATTGTGTGTTAGTATTCTTTCCGCAAGAGTCGGTTTCAGGAGAGCCCTACCCCGCTGATGCTATCGTGATTGATGGAGCCTGGTCACACTCCAAATATGCAGTGCCAGTGATTGGCCCTGATGATTTCCTTTGTGGTTCATGCAATGGTCTTCTTTGTTTATACACAAAGACATCGACGATCAAGATAGCTAACCTTGCAACCGGTGAACACCTGCATCTTGAGAAACCTGTAAAGAGTTCGAGGGGTGATCACTTCTTGTTCTATAGCTTTGGATGTCACCCATCGACAAAAGAATACAAGATTATACACTTCCTTGCTGATCATGTCGAGGGTCGCTATCGCCCCCATGATGACAACAAATTCAGCGTCATTCAAGTTTACACGCTTGGTGATGAGAAATGGAGAGATATCAGAACCCCAGAAGCCCTAAGCTTGAACTGTGTGAAGAACTCTGGTGCAATCAATGTTGATGGAATAATGTATTGGCTAACTGAAGACATGGTAGCTAGCTGGCAGCATGCAGTTATGACCTTTGATCTCAATGAAGAAAGTTTTGCACGGATAGAACTGCCAGCAGTTGCACCTGAAGATTGTGCAAGTGGGGGTCCTCGTCGGTATTGGATCAGAGAAATAGATGGGAAGATAAGCATAGCAACTGCTCAAACTTATCCTTCTCAGCCCAGAAGGCTTGTTGGTGACCTGCAGATCTGGACACTTGACAATAAGGCGGAGCAAAGGTGGAGCCAGAAGTACAATATTCAGTACCCACCAGATTACATTCCTGGTCCAAATTTGGGTCATGGGGATAAGATCATATTGCCTAGTTTTGGCTGTAGCCTATATTCCTACGAGTTGCTTGGGGAGAACTTCCGTACTAAATTGGGCAAGATGGCAAAGCTGTTAGATTTCAGCCCCCACAAGCCTGGCAACATGAAATCCTACATCTTTGTGAAGTCACTCGTACGTTTAGATGTGTACAAGAATGCAGGCATTGTGCGTAGGCCAAAACAGCGGCAAGGCTGGGAATTGAAGAAGTGGGAGACATGGGAGCAGGAGCTCTCTAAGAATGAAAAATCGTGGAGCGTCGTTCATAAGGGTGAGCATGATGGAAAT GCATCTGCACGACGGAATAGCATAGCAATCAATGGTCTACTGCCGCATATAGTGGATGATGAGGTTCGGAAGGAAATTGGCATCAAAATCAATCAAATATTTCCGAACTTTCCAGATCAG CAGCCAAGGTCCCTTCGGCGGCTTAATTGTGTGGCACAGAGGCAGGATATGGAAAATTTACTTGCTCGCATGAAGAATTGGAATAGTATTACTAAG GTTATGGATACAATCATTAGTATGATGCGCAGTGCTCTTGAAGATCAG GTTGGTGCTTCAAGTTCAAATGCCGGCATTTCACAGAATCATGGCGAGGGTGATGATACGAAGACTTGA
- the LOC124653134 gene encoding F-box protein At3g07870-like isoform X2, whose protein sequence is MVSEENQPKKQRNEECFINCLPGDLIEQIFLRLPVSTLLRCIDVCKQWHKIIRDPQFVASHLQHAPHCVLVFFPQESVSGEPYPADAIVIDGAWSHSKYAVPVIGPDDFLCGSCNGLLCLYTKTSTIKIANLATGEHLHLEKPVKSSRGDHFLFYSFGCHPSTKEYKIIHFLADHVEGRYRPHDDNKFSVIQVYTLGDEKWRDIRTPEALSLNCVKNSGAINVDGIMYWLTEDMVASWQHAVMTFDLNEESFARIELPAVAPEDCASGGPRRYWIREIDGKISIATAQTYPSQPRRLVGDLQIWTLDNKAEQRWSQKYNIQYPPDYIPGPNLGHGDKIILPSFGCSLYSYELLGENFRTKLGKMAKLLDFSPHKPGNMKSYIFVKSLVRLDVYKNAGIVRRPKQRQGWELKKWETWEQELSKNEKSWSVVHKGEHDGNASARRNSIAINGLLPHIVDDEVRKEIGIKINQIFPNFPDQQPRSLRRLNCVAQRQDMENLLARMKNWNSITKATRQVMDTIISMMRSALEDQVGASSSNAGISQNHGEGDDTKT, encoded by the exons ATGGTTTCTGAGGAAAACCAACCAAAGAAACAAAGAAATGAGGAATGCTTTATAAACTGTCTCCCAGGGGACCTAATTGAGCAGATATTCTTGAGGCTTCCTGTGAGCACTTTGCTGAGGTGCATTGATGTCTGTAAGCAGTGGCACAAAATCATCCGAGATCCCCAGTTCGTCGCCTCTCACCTCCAGCATGCGCCCCATTGTGTGTTAGTATTCTTTCCGCAAGAGTCGGTTTCAGGAGAGCCCTACCCCGCTGATGCTATCGTGATTGATGGAGCCTGGTCACACTCCAAATATGCAGTGCCAGTGATTGGCCCTGATGATTTCCTTTGTGGTTCATGCAATGGTCTTCTTTGTTTATACACAAAGACATCGACGATCAAGATAGCTAACCTTGCAACCGGTGAACACCTGCATCTTGAGAAACCTGTAAAGAGTTCGAGGGGTGATCACTTCTTGTTCTATAGCTTTGGATGTCACCCATCGACAAAAGAATACAAGATTATACACTTCCTTGCTGATCATGTCGAGGGTCGCTATCGCCCCCATGATGACAACAAATTCAGCGTCATTCAAGTTTACACGCTTGGTGATGAGAAATGGAGAGATATCAGAACCCCAGAAGCCCTAAGCTTGAACTGTGTGAAGAACTCTGGTGCAATCAATGTTGATGGAATAATGTATTGGCTAACTGAAGACATGGTAGCTAGCTGGCAGCATGCAGTTATGACCTTTGATCTCAATGAAGAAAGTTTTGCACGGATAGAACTGCCAGCAGTTGCACCTGAAGATTGTGCAAGTGGGGGTCCTCGTCGGTATTGGATCAGAGAAATAGATGGGAAGATAAGCATAGCAACTGCTCAAACTTATCCTTCTCAGCCCAGAAGGCTTGTTGGTGACCTGCAGATCTGGACACTTGACAATAAGGCGGAGCAAAGGTGGAGCCAGAAGTACAATATTCAGTACCCACCAGATTACATTCCTGGTCCAAATTTGGGTCATGGGGATAAGATCATATTGCCTAGTTTTGGCTGTAGCCTATATTCCTACGAGTTGCTTGGGGAGAACTTCCGTACTAAATTGGGCAAGATGGCAAAGCTGTTAGATTTCAGCCCCCACAAGCCTGGCAACATGAAATCCTACATCTTTGTGAAGTCACTCGTACGTTTAGATGTGTACAAGAATGCAGGCATTGTGCGTAGGCCAAAACAGCGGCAAGGCTGGGAATTGAAGAAGTGGGAGACATGGGAGCAGGAGCTCTCTAAGAATGAAAAATCGTGGAGCGTCGTTCATAAGGGTGAGCATGATGGAAAT GCATCTGCACGACGGAATAGCATAGCAATCAATGGTCTACTGCCGCATATAGTGGATGATGAGGTTCGGAAGGAAATTGGCATCAAAATCAATCAAATATTTCCGAACTTTCCAGATCAG CAGCCAAGGTCCCTTCGGCGGCTTAATTGTGTGGCACAGAGGCAGGATATGGAAAATTTACTTGCTCGCATGAAGAATTGGAATAGTATTACTAAG GCTACGAGGCAGGTTATGGATACAATCATTAGTATGATGCGCAGTGCTCTTGAAGATCAG GTTGGTGCTTCAAGTTCAAATGCCGGCATTTCACAGAATCATGGCGAGGGTGATGATACGAAGACTTGA
- the LOC124653134 gene encoding F-box protein At3g07870-like isoform X3: MVSEENQPKKQRNEECFINCLPGDLIEQIFLRLPVSTLLRCIDVCKQWHKIIRDPQFVASHLQHAPHCVLVFFPQESVSGEPYPADAIVIDGAWSHSKYAVPVIGPDDFLCGSCNGLLCLYTKTSTIKIANLATGEHLHLEKPVKSSRGDHFLFYSFGCHPSTKEYKIIHFLADHVEGRYRPHDDNKFSVIQVYTLGDEKWRDIRTPEALSLNCVKNSGAINVDGIMYWLTEDMVASWQHAVMTFDLNEESFARIELPAVAPEDCASGGPRRYWIREIDGKISIATAQTYPSQPRRLVGDLQIWTLDNKAEQRWSQKYNIQYPPDYIPGPNLGHGDKIILPSFGCSLYSYELLGENFRTKLGKMAKLLDFSPHKPGNMKSYIFVKSLVRLDVYKNAGIVRRPKQRQGWELKKWETWEQELSKNEKSWSVVHKGEHDGNASARRNSIAINGLLPHIVDDEVRKEIGIKINQIFPNFPDQPRSLRRLNCVAQRQDMENLLARMKNWNSITKATRQVMDTIISMMRSALEDQQVGASSSNAGISQNHGEGDDTKT; this comes from the exons ATGGTTTCTGAGGAAAACCAACCAAAGAAACAAAGAAATGAGGAATGCTTTATAAACTGTCTCCCAGGGGACCTAATTGAGCAGATATTCTTGAGGCTTCCTGTGAGCACTTTGCTGAGGTGCATTGATGTCTGTAAGCAGTGGCACAAAATCATCCGAGATCCCCAGTTCGTCGCCTCTCACCTCCAGCATGCGCCCCATTGTGTGTTAGTATTCTTTCCGCAAGAGTCGGTTTCAGGAGAGCCCTACCCCGCTGATGCTATCGTGATTGATGGAGCCTGGTCACACTCCAAATATGCAGTGCCAGTGATTGGCCCTGATGATTTCCTTTGTGGTTCATGCAATGGTCTTCTTTGTTTATACACAAAGACATCGACGATCAAGATAGCTAACCTTGCAACCGGTGAACACCTGCATCTTGAGAAACCTGTAAAGAGTTCGAGGGGTGATCACTTCTTGTTCTATAGCTTTGGATGTCACCCATCGACAAAAGAATACAAGATTATACACTTCCTTGCTGATCATGTCGAGGGTCGCTATCGCCCCCATGATGACAACAAATTCAGCGTCATTCAAGTTTACACGCTTGGTGATGAGAAATGGAGAGATATCAGAACCCCAGAAGCCCTAAGCTTGAACTGTGTGAAGAACTCTGGTGCAATCAATGTTGATGGAATAATGTATTGGCTAACTGAAGACATGGTAGCTAGCTGGCAGCATGCAGTTATGACCTTTGATCTCAATGAAGAAAGTTTTGCACGGATAGAACTGCCAGCAGTTGCACCTGAAGATTGTGCAAGTGGGGGTCCTCGTCGGTATTGGATCAGAGAAATAGATGGGAAGATAAGCATAGCAACTGCTCAAACTTATCCTTCTCAGCCCAGAAGGCTTGTTGGTGACCTGCAGATCTGGACACTTGACAATAAGGCGGAGCAAAGGTGGAGCCAGAAGTACAATATTCAGTACCCACCAGATTACATTCCTGGTCCAAATTTGGGTCATGGGGATAAGATCATATTGCCTAGTTTTGGCTGTAGCCTATATTCCTACGAGTTGCTTGGGGAGAACTTCCGTACTAAATTGGGCAAGATGGCAAAGCTGTTAGATTTCAGCCCCCACAAGCCTGGCAACATGAAATCCTACATCTTTGTGAAGTCACTCGTACGTTTAGATGTGTACAAGAATGCAGGCATTGTGCGTAGGCCAAAACAGCGGCAAGGCTGGGAATTGAAGAAGTGGGAGACATGGGAGCAGGAGCTCTCTAAGAATGAAAAATCGTGGAGCGTCGTTCATAAGGGTGAGCATGATGGAAAT GCATCTGCACGACGGAATAGCATAGCAATCAATGGTCTACTGCCGCATATAGTGGATGATGAGGTTCGGAAGGAAATTGGCATCAAAATCAATCAAATATTTCCGAACTTTCCAGATCAG CCAAGGTCCCTTCGGCGGCTTAATTGTGTGGCACAGAGGCAGGATATGGAAAATTTACTTGCTCGCATGAAGAATTGGAATAGTATTACTAAG GCTACGAGGCAGGTTATGGATACAATCATTAGTATGATGCGCAGTGCTCTTGAAGATCAG CAGGTTGGTGCTTCAAGTTCAAATGCCGGCATTTCACAGAATCATGGCGAGGGTGATGATACGAAGACTTGA
- the LOC124653134 gene encoding F-box protein At3g07870-like isoform X4, with product MVSEENQPKKQRNEECFINCLPGDLIEQIFLRLPVSTLLRCIDVCKQWHKIIRDPQFVASHLQHAPHCVLVFFPQESVSGEPYPADAIVIDGAWSHSKYAVPVIGPDDFLCGSCNGLLCLYTKTSTIKIANLATGEHLHLEKPVKSSRGDHFLFYSFGCHPSTKEYKIIHFLADHVEGRYRPHDDNKFSVIQVYTLGDEKWRDIRTPEALSLNCVKNSGAINVDGIMYWLTEDMVASWQHAVMTFDLNEESFARIELPAVAPEDCASGGPRRYWIREIDGKISIATAQTYPSQPRRLVGDLQIWTLDNKAEQRWSQKYNIQYPPDYIPGPNLGHGDKIILPSFGCSLYSYELLGENFRTKLGKMAKLLDFSPHKPGNMKSYIFVKSLVRLDVYKNAGIVRRPKQRQGWELKKWETWEQELSKNEKSWSVVHKGEHDGNASARRNSIAINGLLPHIVDDEVRKEIGIKINQIFPNFPDQQPRSLRRLNCVAQRQDMENLLARMKNWNSITKVMDTIISMMRSALEDQQVGASSSNAGISQNHGEGDDTKT from the exons ATGGTTTCTGAGGAAAACCAACCAAAGAAACAAAGAAATGAGGAATGCTTTATAAACTGTCTCCCAGGGGACCTAATTGAGCAGATATTCTTGAGGCTTCCTGTGAGCACTTTGCTGAGGTGCATTGATGTCTGTAAGCAGTGGCACAAAATCATCCGAGATCCCCAGTTCGTCGCCTCTCACCTCCAGCATGCGCCCCATTGTGTGTTAGTATTCTTTCCGCAAGAGTCGGTTTCAGGAGAGCCCTACCCCGCTGATGCTATCGTGATTGATGGAGCCTGGTCACACTCCAAATATGCAGTGCCAGTGATTGGCCCTGATGATTTCCTTTGTGGTTCATGCAATGGTCTTCTTTGTTTATACACAAAGACATCGACGATCAAGATAGCTAACCTTGCAACCGGTGAACACCTGCATCTTGAGAAACCTGTAAAGAGTTCGAGGGGTGATCACTTCTTGTTCTATAGCTTTGGATGTCACCCATCGACAAAAGAATACAAGATTATACACTTCCTTGCTGATCATGTCGAGGGTCGCTATCGCCCCCATGATGACAACAAATTCAGCGTCATTCAAGTTTACACGCTTGGTGATGAGAAATGGAGAGATATCAGAACCCCAGAAGCCCTAAGCTTGAACTGTGTGAAGAACTCTGGTGCAATCAATGTTGATGGAATAATGTATTGGCTAACTGAAGACATGGTAGCTAGCTGGCAGCATGCAGTTATGACCTTTGATCTCAATGAAGAAAGTTTTGCACGGATAGAACTGCCAGCAGTTGCACCTGAAGATTGTGCAAGTGGGGGTCCTCGTCGGTATTGGATCAGAGAAATAGATGGGAAGATAAGCATAGCAACTGCTCAAACTTATCCTTCTCAGCCCAGAAGGCTTGTTGGTGACCTGCAGATCTGGACACTTGACAATAAGGCGGAGCAAAGGTGGAGCCAGAAGTACAATATTCAGTACCCACCAGATTACATTCCTGGTCCAAATTTGGGTCATGGGGATAAGATCATATTGCCTAGTTTTGGCTGTAGCCTATATTCCTACGAGTTGCTTGGGGAGAACTTCCGTACTAAATTGGGCAAGATGGCAAAGCTGTTAGATTTCAGCCCCCACAAGCCTGGCAACATGAAATCCTACATCTTTGTGAAGTCACTCGTACGTTTAGATGTGTACAAGAATGCAGGCATTGTGCGTAGGCCAAAACAGCGGCAAGGCTGGGAATTGAAGAAGTGGGAGACATGGGAGCAGGAGCTCTCTAAGAATGAAAAATCGTGGAGCGTCGTTCATAAGGGTGAGCATGATGGAAAT GCATCTGCACGACGGAATAGCATAGCAATCAATGGTCTACTGCCGCATATAGTGGATGATGAGGTTCGGAAGGAAATTGGCATCAAAATCAATCAAATATTTCCGAACTTTCCAGATCAG CAGCCAAGGTCCCTTCGGCGGCTTAATTGTGTGGCACAGAGGCAGGATATGGAAAATTTACTTGCTCGCATGAAGAATTGGAATAGTATTACTAAG GTTATGGATACAATCATTAGTATGATGCGCAGTGCTCTTGAAGATCAG CAGGTTGGTGCTTCAAGTTCAAATGCCGGCATTTCACAGAATCATGGCGAGGGTGATGATACGAAGACTTGA